The Metallosphaera hakonensis JCM 8857 = DSM 7519 genome includes the window GATCCAGGAACTCCAGTCGATGAGGATTTAGTGAGGGAACAAGTTATAGGCGGTACGTATATAGGTATTTCTCTGGCTCTATATGAAAGCTACGTCTACAAAGAGGGGAAACTCCTGAGCTTAAGCTTGTCCGACTACAATATACCTACGGCTGCGGAGATCCCTGAAATAGAGGTAAACATAGTACCTACTCCCTCACCTTACACCCCCATGGGAGCTAAGGGAATAGGCGAAATACCCGTGGGAGTTGCTGCCGCTGCTGTGACCTCTGCGGTGGAAGATGCCCTGAAGAGGAAAGTTAACAGAATACCCATAACACCCGAGGACGTGACCTCAGACTAACTTACTGGCGAAAGCCTCGATGATCTCGTTTTTGAAAATCGATTTCTTTTTGTAGTCATAATAGATTGAGGCCTTGGATCTAGGGGTTAACGTGTTCCCAGATAGGACTTCGTCCTTGGGCATCTTCCCCTCAATCCCGTCAAATACTATTTCCTCCCCTTTCCTACTCAACCTAACCTCGTTTTCGAAGGGTTTCAAGTTCATGGCTAGAACTGAGGAGAATAGAGTGAACCTGGTCGGGTAGAAGTTTAGGAAAACTAGGTCCTTCGTTAACGCGTTAACCGATTTATTCTCTATGAAGATATTTCTCTTGATCTCCATATCAACGACTTTTCCGTCCTTGAAGGAGACGATTATATCGTCCTCCCCTTGAGTCGATATAGCCCTAGATAGGGCTTCGTAGGACTCATAGGGGACGAAGGTTAACCTCACCTTACCCTCCTTTACTAAAACCCTGGGGGGTATGAGATTGTTTTCCACAAAGGTAATAACAACCTCATCCCACGGGAGAGCGTAATATGGGAACAATACAGCTTTGTTATGGGTGCCCCCTAACTTCCTCACAGCCATCTCAATAAAAATATCTCTATCACCACTAAATTGTTTATATATATCTGAAAGTGTAGTATCAAGTTTTCTTATCAAATCTCTTAAAAGATCATCTTCCAAATAAAAAGAGATTATAGGAGTTAACTCAAATTTTGATGAGTAACTCAAGGCGAGATCGGCCATGTCTTTTGCCGAGGAGTTTTGCAGGAATGCCTTAAGTGATATGGGCTCCATGGATCAGAGAAAGGATTTCAGCAATAAATATTTAGGCGCTTAATCTCAGAATAGTTAATAAATATGGAGTTTTCATTCAGTGGAACAATGAAAATGGCTTTAGAACTAGGTTTCATGGCGTTATCAAAGATGGGCTCAATGGGTCATCTTATATAGAGGAATGGTTGGAATAAGCTTAATGAAGCCGATATATCTAGGTCTAATAGCCTTAGCTCTTCTAGGTTCAGGAGTAGCAGTGTCGTCAGTGGCTGGATTTGGTCCAATAGCGTATATATCATATCATATCATTTCTAATCAAAATGAGAATATAACAATAATACCAGCTAATATAGATTTAGGTAATTTAACCCCGGGAATGAAGGGAAACGTTAGTGTCAACTCCACAATAACACTAAGCAAGACAGATAATTACACAATAATGTTACTTCATGTAGAGAAGCTAAGAAAGGACTTTTCGAAATTTGTTATAGAAATAACCATTAACAATGAAACCTTTAACGTAAGTTTAGATCATCCGCGCCATGTAGTTCAATTGGAGAACGGTACATACCACGTAGAGCTAACAATTTTCTATAAGGTATCTCTGCATCCCAAGGGCGATCTTACGGTAAACAATGAGCCTCTGCTAATTATCCATCCAGGAATCTACAAGGATCACGGGGACCACGATCACGGAGACCTAGGTCATCACGGTAAAGGAAATGATAACCAAGGTCAAGATGATCAGGGCGATAGTTAGATTGATCTAAATTCCTTAGAACTATAAAGATATTTTCAGTTTTTTAATGTACCTATATTAAATTGAATAGTAAAGTATTAACATGAGTAAATAATTCTCTACTCAACTGTTCTCAAGCTCCTGTACAGAGAACTGTAATATTTCGTTCCTCCTCTCGAGCCTGAGATGAAGATAGGAGATAGGATCGATATCGGCGATGGTGAAACCGTCCTCTTCACCCATCACCGCGACCACTTTTAAGTCCACTATGTCTCCTCTTCTATATGGAACTACAGCTATACTTCCTCCTATGAAGTTGGGTAACTCCACCGAGTTTGCATTAACTACAGCAATCCTGTTCTCCAGGGATCTCATCCTTACGTAATCTCTCCATCTATCCATTCCCTCCTTGGATATCCTAGATGGAACCAAGAGTATCTCTACCCCGTTCATGAATAGGGTTCTGGCAACCTCCGGGAAATCGAGATCGTAACATATCACGACGCCAATCTTTACGCCGTTAACTGAGAAATAAGTTGCACTGGTTCCAGGAAGAAGTCTACCTTTCTCCTTTCCAAACAGGTGAATCTTCTTGGCAAGCCCCAGGATTCTACCCCTGGGTGAGATAATGGGAGAGACCACTGAAACGTCGTCTTCAACTGCTCCCGGAATGATGAACGCTGTGTATTTGACTGCAAGCCGTTGGAACTCCGATATGGGAAGTTCGTCTAGGGTCCTCACCCATTTCTCAGGCAAGACAATTACCTGGGACCCTCTTTCGAGGGCCATCTCTGTGCTACGAATCGCTGATTGCTTACTGGTAGGTTGTACTATGCCTATCTTCAAATTGCTCCTTCCTTGTCACCCTTTTTCTCTTGGATTCTCTTTAATTTTTTGATTAACCTTTGCTCTAGGATGTCCACTGCCCTCTTCACTGCTGCCACTGGATCCCTGTCACTGTCGTTGGCTACGAAATTCCCTATCTTAGTTGATATATTGACTGAGACCCTATATAGAGGCCTCCCCTGACTTGAGGCTTCCTCTTTAAAGGAAACCCTAAAATTGTTCACATCTACAAACTTTTCTAACTTGGAAAGATATCTCTCTAAGACGCCGTCCAGTTGAGCCTTCAATTCCTTGTTTCTCAGCCCGGTGGTTAACTTAGCCTCTATGGGCATTGATAGTTGGAATTTATGCTCCAACGACTTGATTATATCTACACCGCTTATGACTCCTGAAACGAAATCTCCTTCCATTACTGGGGCTCCAGAGATCTTGTTCTTAAGTAATTTCTCGGCAACCTGCTTCAGCGACTCCGATCCCGTTACGGTAATTACAGGGGAATTCATTATTTCTTTCACAGGACTTGCCATAACCCTTTCTTCCTCGTTGAGGATCGAGGCCCTCTTCTTCTCACTCAATGGAACGTATAGGGCATTAACTATATCCCTAGTGGTCACTATACCCACGAGCTTCTTCTCCTCTAGAATAGGTATCCTGGATATGTTATCCCTCACCATGCTCCATCTGGCCTTGGCCACCGAATCCTCCGCAGTCAGGGTCACGGGAGGAGAGCTCATGTATTCCCTTGCTTTCCCTGTATCCAGTTGACCTGAATTTAAGAGATATGAGATTACCGTCTCCCTAGTAATCATCCCCAATAGGTTTCTTGAATCATCGACAACTGGGATTGCCCTGGCCTTAGTGGTGTAGAACTTTACCACGACCTGAGTGAAATCGTCCTTCTTGGACAGGGAAATTATGGGTGAGGATACGTTTATTACCCTAGTCTCCAGGTTGACTCTCCTCCTGATGAGCTCCTTGAAACTTAAGATTCCCACAAGTTTCTTGTTATTAACTACTGGGACAACCCACTGATTGGCCTCTCTCATTTTATTTAAGATGTCCCTGAGTTTATCGTTAGAACTCGCAACCAGGGACACGTTTGCCATGAGCTCTGAAGCGCTCATAATGTCACGTGTAATCTTTTATTAAACTGATTATAAAAGCTACTAGGATGCACAAGACTGTGTTCGTTTGGGATGACGCTTACTTAGATTACTCTTTCCCAGGAGACCATCCCTTCAAGTCCTTGAGAGAGAGTAGAGCTAGAAAGTACATGGAGGAAAGGGGATTCTTCCATCACATGGACATAAGAAGACCTGATCCAGCAGACGAAAGTATCTTACTCACTGCCCACTCCAGAGAATACGTAGACTTCGTTAAAGCTAAGAGTGAGGAGGGGGAAGGGTTACTTGATTACGGCGACACTCCCGCGTTCAGGGGAGTCTTTGAAAGTGCCGTAGCCAGAGTCATGGGAAGCGTGACTGGGATAAGGTTACTAGCCCAGGGGTATGATCACGCGGTCAATATTGGCGGAGGTCTTCATCATGCCCAGAGGGGTACGGCCTCAGGTTTCTGCGTATTCAATGACGTAGCCATAGCTGCTAAGGAGGGAGAGAAATATTTCACTAGAATAGCCATAGTTGACGTCGATGGACATCACGGAGATGGAACCCAAGCTCTCCTTTATGAGGATCCTAACGTTTTGAAGATATCTCTTCATATGTATCACAGGGGTTTCTTTCCAGGATCGGGGGAGATAAATGAAATAGGTTCTGGAAAAGGCAAAGGATATACAGTGAACGTACCTCTTCCCCCAGGCACTGCCGACGATGCCTACATTTACGCTTTCGACTCCATAGTCCTGCCATTGCTTGATAGGTATCAGCCAGAGGCTATCATTATCCAGGAGGGAGGAGATTCCCACTTTGATGATCCACTGGTGGAGCTCAAGCTCAGCACTAGAGGTTACCTTTCAATCATTGAGAGAATACACAAGTTCTCCCATAAGGGAAGTGGAAAAATACTTCTCTTGGGAGGTGGAGGGTACAATTACGATGCTACCGCGAGAGTGTGGACGGTGTCTGTAGCTGAATTGGTGGGAATAAATCAGCTTGAGGTTGAATCTCTCCACGACTGTTGCTTTACCTCCTCCTCAACGTTTGTCATGGAGAAAGTGAAGGAGGTAGTTGAAGGAGTCAAAAAGGTCCATGGGATCTAGCCTATATGATGATTCACTTATTTTACTAGGATCATGGATGAGGCTTTCCTGGCCTTCTCCCTTGCCTCCGTGACGTCGTTACCGTTGGCTAACACTACTCCCATCCTCCTCTTATCATAGGTAGATGGCTTACCGAAAAGTCTAATCTGAACTCCTGGGATTGACAACGCCTTCTCCAGGTTAAGATATGATGGAGCCCAGGTCTCATATTGAGCCAATATCACATGAGATGCAGCCGGCGTTAAGACTCTAGCTTGGGGTATTGGAAGTCCCAAAGCAGCCCTAACGTGAATCTGAAATTCGCTTATATCTTGACTCGCCAAGGTGACCAGACCAGTGTCGTGGGGTCTAGGAGAAACTTCGCTGAACAGCACCCTATTACCTGATACAATAATCTCAACTCCAAATATACCTAGACCTCCGAGCTCATTCACCACCCTAACTGCATATTCTTTGGATCTCTCTATTACGTCCTGACTCACCGTGGATGGATGCCAGGACTCAACGTAATAGTAACTGGGCCTCTGATGTTCAATGGGCTCCAGAGTCCTGGTCTCAACTACCCCATTGCTCATATGCCTGTAAGTTAAAACAGTGAGTTCAGTGTCGACTTTCACGTACTCCTCCACTATGACAGTTTTACTCTTCCCTCTAGCATGGGAGACCGATTCCCTGAATCCTGGTCCTACTTCCTCCTCTGACTTCACCAGCACGTGGCCGTGTCCGCTTGAACTCATCTCCGGCTTCAGAAGACAAGGAAATCCAATGTCCTTACAGGCCTTTCTGGCCTCCTCTTCGTTACTTGCGAATGCGTAGGCTGTCGTAGGAACCTTGACTTTTTCAGCTGCGAGCCTTCTCAGTTCCATCCTGTTCATGCAGGTCTTAACGGCTTTTGCGTTGGGTATTACTCTAATGCCTTGATCCTCTAGGTCTAGTAAGGCATCGGTATCTATGGCCTCGATTTCAGCGATGATCGCGTCAGGGTTCTCTCTCTTAGCTATTGATCTAATAGCATCACCGTTTAGCATATCAACTACGTACTTTCTATGGGCCACCTGCATGGCTGGAGCTAAGTCGTATCTATCAACAGCGATGGTCTCAACGCCCAGTCTTTGGGCCTCTATAACCATCTCCTTTCCAAGCTCTCCACTTCCAAGAAGCATCAACTTCTTGGCGTTCCACAATAAAGGAGTTCCGAATTCCATGAGGGTTATTACTTAACCAAGATAAAAAAGTAACTGATAAACGGATTAATTTTTACTTAACCATGTAAAGTCCCTTCAATCCATGAGATGAGTGGCTTCTGATCCGCTAAAAAGTTTGAAAAGTGTCTCCATCCATGTGGAACCCTACATTGAGACGAGAACGGCAGGACCAGTGCGCCCATAGGAAATCTTTTCGAGTACTCGAGGAGTTGTTGAAAGCCGTAATAGGAAACCTTGGCCTCAACTGCTATTTTGCCCTCGACGATCAAGTCAGGAGTGTTATGATACCTCTCACCGGTGAATTTGGAAAGGGACTCGAAGGTTTTCACATGTCTCTCAACTACGAAGTGTTTTGAAAGGATTTCGTAGACGAAGTCTTCGAAGAGACTGCCCATGATCTTGCTCAGCATTAAACTCCTCAACTTCCCTGGATATGCGAGAGCCCAAAGAGGATTCACTTGAAGTCCGGTCTTTTCAGCCATTAATTTCAGCCTGTCGAGGAGGACTCTCTCCTCTCTGGAGAGGTGAAACATCGGGTTCTCAATTTCTTTGCCGCCAGACATGACGGATATCAGGTTATTGTCTACGACAACTAGAACCTCCCCCTTCTCGTCATAGTATAGTTCGCCATTGATCAAAGTGTAGCGGAAAGCCTGCATAAAATAATGAAGACTGGGGGTTTATGAACTTGGGTCCACTAGCATTACTGAATAACGAGCGTGAACTCTACCCCGACCTAACCGGTAGACCCAAAATCATTTAACTAAATATAATAATGATTGATTAATAAATCTGAATCATCCTATCTATGATTAAATACGAAGAAAAAGGTTGATTTTATCTAAGATTTTTATGAGTTGAATGTATTCTTTTCCTTTTTTTTAAAATTTTCAAGATAATATGAGAATATCCCTAGAATTATAATGTAGTTTCTTAAGTAATATACACATCTGATCGTG containing:
- a CDS encoding carbon-nitrogen hydrolase family protein; its protein translation is MKIGIVQPTSKQSAIRSTEMALERGSQVIVLPEKWVRTLDELPISEFQRLAVKYTAFIIPGAVEDDVSVVSPIISPRGRILGLAKKIHLFGKEKGRLLPGTSATYFSVNGVKIGVVICYDLDFPEVARTLFMNGVEILLVPSRISKEGMDRWRDYVRMRSLENRIAVVNANSVELPNFIGGSIAVVPYRRGDIVDLKVVAVMGEEDGFTIADIDPISYLHLRLERRNEILQFSVQELENS
- a CDS encoding CBS domain-containing protein, translating into MSASELMANVSLVASSNDKLRDILNKMREANQWVVPVVNNKKLVGILSFKELIRRRVNLETRVINVSSPIISLSKKDDFTQVVVKFYTTKARAIPVVDDSRNLLGMITRETVISYLLNSGQLDTGKAREYMSSPPVTLTAEDSVAKARWSMVRDNISRIPILEEKKLVGIVTTRDIVNALYVPLSEKKRASILNEEERVMASPVKEIMNSPVITVTGSESLKQVAEKLLKNKISGAPVMEGDFVSGVISGVDIIKSLEHKFQLSMPIEAKLTTGLRNKELKAQLDGVLERYLSKLEKFVDVNNFRVSFKEEASSQGRPLYRVSVNISTKIGNFVANDSDRDPVAAVKRAVDILEQRLIKKLKRIQEKKGDKEGAI
- a CDS encoding acetoin utilization protein AcuC yields the protein MHKTVFVWDDAYLDYSFPGDHPFKSLRESRARKYMEERGFFHHMDIRRPDPADESILLTAHSREYVDFVKAKSEEGEGLLDYGDTPAFRGVFESAVARVMGSVTGIRLLAQGYDHAVNIGGGLHHAQRGTASGFCVFNDVAIAAKEGEKYFTRIAIVDVDGHHGDGTQALLYEDPNVLKISLHMYHRGFFPGSGEINEIGSGKGKGYTVNVPLPPGTADDAYIYAFDSIVLPLLDRYQPEAIIIQEGGDSHFDDPLVELKLSTRGYLSIIERIHKFSHKGSGKILLLGGGGYNYDATARVWTVSVAELVGINQLEVESLHDCCFTSSSTFVMEKVKEVVEGVKKVHGI
- the purT gene encoding formate-dependent phosphoribosylglycinamide formyltransferase yields the protein MEFGTPLLWNAKKLMLLGSGELGKEMVIEAQRLGVETIAVDRYDLAPAMQVAHRKYVVDMLNGDAIRSIAKRENPDAIIAEIEAIDTDALLDLEDQGIRVIPNAKAVKTCMNRMELRRLAAEKVKVPTTAYAFASNEEEARKACKDIGFPCLLKPEMSSSGHGHVLVKSEEEVGPGFRESVSHARGKSKTVIVEEYVKVDTELTVLTYRHMSNGVVETRTLEPIEHQRPSYYYVESWHPSTVSQDVIERSKEYAVRVVNELGGLGIFGVEIIVSGNRVLFSEVSPRPHDTGLVTLASQDISEFQIHVRAALGLPIPQARVLTPAASHVILAQYETWAPSYLNLEKALSIPGVQIRLFGKPSTYDKRRMGVVLANGNDVTEAREKARKASSMILVK